Proteins from one Chitinophaga oryzae genomic window:
- a CDS encoding YdeI/OmpD-associated family protein, translating to MSQQDPRIDAYILQSADFARPILEHMRHLVHKACPQAAETIKWGMPYFTCEGQLLCCFAAFKAHCSFIFWQGAHMDDPDNIFRARGENGMGQLGKITSLKDLPSDKIFIKYLKAAAKLSTAGTPPAAKKTAPGSKEPEVPDWLLSAIKKNKKAWATFEAFSYSNKKEYVEWITSAKTETTRNSRLADALAWMAEGKIRNWKYVK from the coding sequence ATGAGTCAACAGGATCCCCGTATCGACGCCTATATCCTCCAATCGGCCGATTTCGCCCGGCCCATTCTGGAACACATGCGGCACCTCGTGCACAAAGCCTGCCCCCAAGCCGCCGAAACCATCAAATGGGGCATGCCGTATTTCACCTGTGAAGGACAACTGCTTTGTTGCTTCGCCGCTTTTAAAGCCCACTGCTCCTTTATCTTCTGGCAAGGCGCCCATATGGACGATCCGGACAACATCTTCCGGGCAAGAGGCGAAAACGGCATGGGACAGCTGGGAAAAATCACCAGCCTGAAAGACCTCCCCTCCGATAAAATCTTTATTAAATACCTCAAAGCCGCCGCTAAACTAAGCACAGCCGGCACACCACCTGCCGCCAAAAAGACCGCCCCAGGCAGTAAAGAACCGGAAGTGCCGGACTGGCTGCTGTCTGCCATTAAAAAAAACAAAAAAGCATGGGCCACTTTCGAAGCCTTCAGCTACAGCAATAAAAAGGAATATGTGGAATGGATTACCAGCGCTAAAACAGAAACAACCCGCAACAGCCGCCTCGCCGATGCGTTAGCCTGGATGGCAGAAGGTAAAATCAGGAACTGGAAGTATGTGAAGTGA
- a CDS encoding sensor histidine kinase produces the protein MLPVKQDFFVAVILLTLLFIIMGLIVIAAIINYKKKQQAYLHQLKLMKEEYDKQLMWSQIEIQEETFAHLGQELHDDIGQLLTSTKLLINVTQRNLTDAPEMLKTAEDTLSTAIHHLRALSKSFSRQWLDQFSLIDNLKSEVARINASRTIKVKFTHELAELPLQSEPQIILFRIIQEAMQNCLKHARPQVIDISLRIAERVLLLIIADDGAGFDKAGMSATGLGIRNMQHRTQLLGGSINWEVTDAGGTAVLIKLPVEPNQL, from the coding sequence ATGCTTCCGGTCAAACAAGATTTCTTCGTAGCAGTCATATTACTCACCTTGTTGTTTATCATCATGGGGTTGATAGTGATTGCGGCGATCATCAATTACAAGAAAAAACAACAGGCTTACCTGCATCAGCTTAAATTAATGAAAGAAGAGTATGATAAACAATTGATGTGGTCACAGATTGAAATACAGGAAGAAACCTTTGCCCACCTGGGGCAGGAGCTTCATGACGATATTGGCCAATTGTTAACCAGCACCAAATTGTTAATCAATGTTACTCAGCGTAACCTGACCGATGCACCGGAAATGTTGAAGACCGCGGAAGACACCCTCAGTACGGCCATTCATCACCTGCGCGCGCTGTCCAAATCATTCAGCCGCCAGTGGCTGGATCAGTTCAGTCTGATCGATAACCTGAAGAGCGAAGTGGCCCGTATTAATGCCAGTCGTACCATTAAAGTAAAGTTTACCCACGAACTGGCGGAGTTGCCGCTACAGTCCGAACCGCAGATCATTCTGTTCCGTATTATTCAGGAGGCCATGCAGAACTGCCTGAAACATGCCCGCCCGCAAGTGATAGACATCAGTCTGCGTATAGCCGAAAGGGTATTGCTGCTGATCATCGCAGATGATGGCGCCGGCTTTGACAAAGCTGGTATGTCCGCCACCGGCCTGGGTATCCGGAACATGCAGCACCGCACCCAGCTATTGGGCGGATCGATCAACTGGGAAGTGACGGATGCAGGAGGTACTGCCGTGTTGATAAAATTACCCGTTGAACCAAATCAGTTATGA
- a CDS encoding response regulator transcription factor, with amino-acid sequence MNIKIAIADDHQLFLKSLSLLIAGFNGFSIVAEAVNGKELLDKIAALPAQPDIVLLDVNMPVMDGPKATALLQKQYPGIRIAALSMKENDTTIITMLKAGCCAYLLKDIHPVELEKALREIHESGYYHNDASNVNYRRLILQSEQQETITEREKEFLSLACSDLTYKAIAQKMNVSERTVDGYREILFHKLNVQSRTGMVLEALRRQLVSL; translated from the coding sequence ATGAACATCAAAATTGCCATCGCAGACGACCATCAGTTATTCCTCAAATCACTCAGCCTGCTCATCGCGGGCTTTAACGGCTTTAGTATTGTGGCAGAAGCAGTCAACGGAAAGGAGCTGCTGGACAAAATTGCAGCGCTGCCTGCCCAGCCGGACATTGTACTGCTCGATGTGAACATGCCCGTCATGGACGGACCCAAAGCGACCGCGCTGTTACAGAAGCAGTATCCGGGCATCCGGATCGCGGCGTTGTCCATGAAGGAAAATGACACGACCATTATCACCATGCTCAAAGCCGGTTGCTGTGCCTATCTGCTTAAAGACATTCATCCGGTAGAACTGGAAAAAGCCCTGCGGGAGATACATGAATCAGGCTACTATCACAACGACGCCTCCAATGTCAACTACCGCCGGCTGATCCTGCAGTCCGAACAGCAGGAGACCATCACCGAAAGGGAGAAAGAATTTCTCAGCCTCGCCTGCAGCGACCTTACCTATAAGGCGATCGCACAAAAGATGAACGTCTCCGAGCGTACGGTTGACGGTTACCGCGAAATCCTTTTCCATAAGCTCAACGTACAAAGCCGCACCGGTATGGTGCTGGAGGCTTTGCGGCGGCAGCTGGTATCTCTCTGA
- a CDS encoding ABC transporter ATP-binding protein has protein sequence MSNQQRAILEVDQLSVSYGPFQAVKGVSFTVASGEIFGLLGPNGAGKTSTLSAIEGLLRPQGGQISVAGFSILQQPLHAKANMGVQLQSTSFQAELTVAEIIRLFAGIYGKEMTPAEVEEKLVEINLQDSGTKRFGQLSGGQQQRVSLVISTIHDPQLVLLDEPTTGLDPQSRRQLWDRIEAIKAKGHAVLLTTHSMEEAEAVCDRIAIIDHGRVIAIDTPEALIAAHRNDPDVIAVSRKGKITLEDVFIGLTGRAVRS, from the coding sequence ATGAGTAATCAACAAAGGGCAATCCTGGAGGTCGACCAGCTAAGTGTTTCCTATGGCCCTTTTCAGGCGGTCAAAGGTGTATCCTTTACCGTAGCGTCCGGTGAAATCTTTGGTTTACTGGGACCTAACGGCGCCGGAAAAACGAGTACCCTGAGCGCTATCGAGGGATTATTGCGGCCGCAGGGCGGGCAAATCAGCGTAGCCGGCTTCAGCATCCTGCAACAGCCCCTTCACGCCAAAGCCAACATGGGCGTACAATTGCAATCCACCAGTTTTCAGGCGGAACTGACCGTCGCCGAGATCATCCGGCTGTTTGCCGGTATCTATGGCAAAGAAATGACCCCCGCAGAAGTAGAGGAGAAGCTGGTAGAAATCAACTTACAGGACTCCGGTACCAAACGTTTTGGTCAGTTGTCCGGCGGACAACAACAGCGGGTATCGCTGGTCATCTCCACCATCCACGATCCGCAGCTGGTGCTGCTGGATGAGCCTACCACCGGCCTGGACCCGCAGTCCAGGAGGCAGCTGTGGGACCGTATCGAAGCCATCAAAGCAAAAGGCCATGCTGTATTGCTCACCACTCATTCCATGGAAGAGGCTGAAGCGGTGTGCGACCGCATAGCTATCATTGATCATGGCCGCGTGATAGCCATCGATACGCCCGAAGCCCTGATAGCGGCGCACCGCAACGATCCGGACGTGATCGCCGTATCCCGCAAAGGGAAGATCACGCTGGAAGATGTATTTATTGGCCTCACCGGCAGGGCTGTCCGTTCCTAA
- a CDS encoding ABC transporter permease, translating into MQTKIPQTSAVMSALLRADFTTLWRNRRSLRLVLLVPVVIVISWKGMVNMMGGAYVLSGGITIGLISIGLLGYTNSIARDRDKGVFQRLRVGPVAAWTIMCSRILVQLATIMVMTIAIFAVGNLVDKIALPPLGYVTGFFAAVLGGALYLSLGQLIVGLIKNPETVNSTTRLVYFIFIMVGMLGNFGVLGDVVKEMVQWSPYGVVNRVIATALQPETWDLHATYALLATLGYTAVFGVLGIRFFKWN; encoded by the coding sequence ATGCAAACCAAAATACCTCAGACTTCTGCTGTGATGTCCGCTTTATTACGGGCAGATTTTACCACGCTGTGGCGTAACCGCCGTTCTTTACGGCTCGTGTTGCTGGTCCCTGTGGTGATCGTCATCTCCTGGAAAGGGATGGTGAACATGATGGGTGGCGCTTATGTACTCTCCGGCGGCATTACCATCGGTCTTATCAGCATCGGTCTGCTGGGCTATACCAACTCTATTGCGCGCGACCGCGACAAAGGCGTGTTTCAGCGGCTGCGGGTAGGGCCCGTGGCCGCATGGACCATCATGTGCAGCCGTATCCTGGTGCAGCTGGCGACCATTATGGTCATGACCATCGCCATTTTTGCCGTCGGTAACCTGGTAGATAAAATAGCGCTGCCGCCGCTGGGTTATGTAACAGGTTTCTTCGCCGCTGTATTGGGTGGTGCGCTGTATCTTAGCCTTGGTCAGCTGATCGTGGGACTAATTAAAAATCCGGAGACGGTGAACTCCACCACGCGGCTGGTGTATTTTATTTTCATCATGGTGGGCATGCTGGGTAATTTCGGCGTGCTGGGCGATGTGGTGAAAGAGATGGTGCAGTGGTCGCCTTATGGTGTGGTCAACCGGGTGATCGCTACAGCGCTGCAGCCCGAAACATGGGACCTGCATGCTACCTATGCATTGCTGGCCACACTGGGATATACCGCAGTGTTTGGCGTGCTGGGCATCCGGTTTTTTAAGTGGAACTGA
- a CDS encoding hemolysin family protein has product MLSIIIIIVLIALNFYFSLAEIGLISVDKNALTIQANGGNQRAASVLRLIDDPDEFLSAVQVGITLVGILEGLYGGDMMAALLEPVFRSWHLGNYGAHLLALLIGVGSITYLTIVFGELIPKTPALLNPEKISFIITPSMIIFSKITYPFIKLLTSSTKYILGLFHINTIREQKLTDNDLRGMLILAYKQGLIEKGEFMLHKNISTAYDLPAENIMTPASIVTVVKEDMSRDEITATVQRSTHRTFPVMTAGNDIPGALMIKDFFLQPDKPLRELISPVSYLSLNQGIYDMFQLLRREGTIMGIVLNEYGEFEGIVTFHDIVSGLLGNLPGYNTKERILQQQPDKSWLTNGITRLSFIRETLNLEWLRPYEEEDITVAGLLIGKLKHIPQPGEKVTLNQLTFEVKSMNKHRIEEVIIREVSST; this is encoded by the coding sequence ATGCTGTCTATCATCATCATTATCGTTCTCATTGCGCTCAACTTTTACTTCTCTCTCGCGGAAATAGGCCTGATATCGGTTGATAAAAATGCCCTGACCATACAGGCCAATGGCGGTAATCAGCGCGCCGCCAGCGTACTCCGGCTGATAGACGACCCCGATGAATTCCTCAGCGCGGTCCAGGTGGGCATCACTTTGGTAGGCATACTGGAAGGGCTATACGGCGGCGACATGATGGCGGCACTGCTCGAACCTGTGTTCCGCTCCTGGCACCTGGGCAACTATGGCGCCCATCTGCTGGCACTGCTCATCGGCGTAGGCTCTATCACCTATCTCACCATCGTCTTCGGTGAACTCATCCCTAAAACGCCCGCACTGCTCAACCCGGAAAAGATATCGTTTATCATCACACCGTCCATGATCATCTTTTCGAAGATCACCTACCCTTTTATCAAACTGCTGACCTCCAGCACAAAGTATATCCTCGGACTGTTCCATATCAATACCATCAGGGAACAGAAACTGACCGACAACGATCTGCGCGGCATGCTGATCCTGGCTTACAAACAGGGACTGATAGAAAAAGGCGAGTTTATGCTGCATAAAAATATCTCCACCGCCTATGACCTGCCCGCGGAAAACATCATGACGCCGGCCAGCATTGTCACCGTGGTGAAAGAAGACATGTCCCGCGATGAGATAACGGCCACGGTCCAACGCAGCACGCACCGCACCTTCCCGGTGATGACGGCAGGCAACGACATCCCCGGCGCCCTCATGATCAAGGATTTTTTCCTGCAGCCGGACAAACCGCTGCGGGAGCTGATCAGCCCCGTCTCCTACCTGTCGCTCAACCAGGGCATCTACGATATGTTTCAGCTATTGCGCCGCGAGGGCACTATTATGGGGATTGTGCTCAACGAATACGGGGAATTTGAAGGCATCGTCACCTTCCACGATATCGTGTCGGGGCTGCTGGGCAACCTGCCGGGGTATAACACCAAAGAGCGGATACTGCAACAGCAGCCGGACAAAAGCTGGCTCACCAACGGTATCACCCGGCTGTCTTTTATCAGGGAGACGCTGAACCTGGAATGGCTCCGCCCGTACGAAGAGGAAGATATTACCGTAGCAGGACTGCTGATCGGTAAACTGAAGCACATTCCTCAACCCGGGGAAAAGGTAACGCTCAACCAGCTTACCTTCGAAGTAAAAAGCATGAACAAACACCGGATTGAGGAAGTAATTATCAGGGAAGTCAGTTCCACTTAA
- a CDS encoding phosphocholine-specific phospholipase C → MESRRDFIKKLTALSGSMALGSLPGAVQRAFAINPDPGTTFMDAEHIVFLMQENRSFDHLLGTLRGVRGFNDPRFLRQKNCNPVWLQSDSQGNTYAPVRCDIKNTNVTWSGGCPHEVENQIGARNAGFMDKWIDQKTPKTMQYFTREDHPFYHALADAFTVCDHYFCSSLTGTSSNRSMFWTGKLRGLNICDLQLCRTKEHMDNTLFSLPGTCTWETFPEVLQANEVSWKVYQNQTFVNYLRRDDIEKALPGILKQFESQPAPAFHASSDPFEAILQIPEMIAAALKPLFEIAAKTYLNTDDLKIKWLSNFSDNVLESFLNYYPLLTEENRKVFKEAQSLWESLAPKTRDLHSRAFTTNIKDPLYNCLKEITLDDGTTMSVPAGDILYQFRQDVRNGELPTVSWLVAPEVFSDHPVSPQYGPWYVSEVLDILTSKPEVWKKTIFIINFDENDGFFDHMPPYVPSVQGAGKCSPGIDTDEELAKDFNSPIGLGYRVPMLVVSPWSRGGWVNSQVLDHTSTLMFLEKFLNAKKGNNNIQCSNISQFRRTVCGDITSAFRPYNGEKIVFPKPVDKEKFFAQVRRAKTNAQPGTNLLNPDDIEGIRSDVLNSTLLPKQEEGIRPANGLLYQLYAEACADKSKNQVTIALGAGNEIYGQTCWGAAFHVYWGFDDKKPRSYVAKAGAGMLTDSFNLSDFDDNAYHIVVHGPNGFSREFSGTVQDPGIGIACTYEFALQDARTLTGNVEIVVKIQDKSISCTHLVITDNAYGQPDIMVPLRISRYDDTITQVINLEHSLNWYDFTVSIPGNKKYYRRYTGHVETGLPGYTDPYMGRWDGATKPPLT, encoded by the coding sequence ATGGAATCCAGACGCGATTTTATTAAAAAACTGACGGCTTTATCCGGAAGCATGGCCCTGGGTAGTCTCCCTGGCGCTGTTCAGAGAGCATTTGCCATCAACCCCGATCCCGGTACCACCTTTATGGATGCCGAGCATATCGTGTTTTTAATGCAGGAAAACCGGTCATTTGATCATTTACTGGGGACGCTTCGGGGCGTGAGAGGGTTCAATGATCCCCGGTTCCTGCGGCAGAAAAACTGCAACCCCGTCTGGTTGCAAAGTGACAGCCAGGGAAATACCTATGCACCGGTTAGATGCGATATCAAAAACACCAATGTTACCTGGTCAGGAGGCTGTCCGCATGAAGTGGAAAATCAGATAGGGGCAAGAAACGCCGGATTTATGGATAAGTGGATAGATCAGAAAACGCCGAAAACAATGCAATATTTCACTCGTGAAGACCATCCGTTTTATCATGCATTGGCGGATGCCTTTACAGTATGCGATCATTATTTCTGTTCATCGTTGACTGGCACATCATCCAACAGGTCCATGTTTTGGACGGGCAAGCTTAGAGGTCTTAATATTTGTGATCTGCAGTTGTGTAGGACAAAGGAACATATGGACAATACACTGTTTTCATTGCCAGGCACCTGCACCTGGGAGACATTCCCGGAAGTATTGCAGGCCAATGAGGTTTCATGGAAAGTCTACCAAAACCAGACTTTTGTAAATTATCTTCGACGGGATGATATTGAAAAAGCGCTTCCGGGCATTTTAAAGCAGTTTGAATCGCAGCCGGCACCGGCATTTCATGCATCCTCCGATCCGTTTGAAGCGATACTACAGATACCTGAGATGATAGCGGCCGCGCTTAAGCCATTATTCGAAATTGCCGCGAAAACTTATCTCAACACTGATGACCTTAAGATAAAATGGTTATCAAACTTTTCTGACAACGTATTGGAATCGTTTCTTAACTACTATCCTTTATTAACGGAAGAAAACAGAAAGGTTTTCAAAGAAGCCCAAAGTTTGTGGGAGAGTTTGGCCCCCAAAACGCGGGACCTGCATAGCAGGGCATTTACAACCAATATCAAGGACCCGTTATATAATTGCCTTAAAGAAATCACACTGGATGACGGAACAACCATGTCGGTACCCGCCGGTGATATTCTTTATCAATTCAGGCAGGACGTCCGCAATGGCGAATTGCCAACGGTATCCTGGTTAGTGGCTCCTGAAGTTTTTTCAGATCATCCGGTTTCTCCGCAATATGGTCCCTGGTATGTTTCCGAAGTGCTGGATATTCTAACATCAAAACCCGAGGTCTGGAAAAAGACCATCTTTATCATAAACTTTGATGAAAATGATGGCTTTTTTGATCATATGCCACCTTATGTGCCTTCTGTTCAGGGAGCGGGTAAATGTTCCCCGGGCATAGATACTGATGAAGAACTGGCAAAGGACTTTAACAGCCCCATTGGCCTGGGGTATCGGGTACCGATGCTGGTAGTGTCCCCCTGGAGCCGTGGCGGCTGGGTGAATTCACAGGTACTGGATCACACTTCCACCCTGATGTTCCTGGAAAAATTTTTAAATGCCAAAAAAGGCAATAATAATATTCAGTGCAGCAACATCAGCCAGTTCAGGCGAACTGTTTGCGGAGATATCACTTCCGCCTTCAGGCCCTATAATGGCGAAAAGATAGTATTTCCGAAACCTGTTGACAAAGAAAAGTTTTTCGCACAGGTAAGGAGGGCAAAAACCAACGCGCAGCCAGGCACTAATTTGTTGAACCCGGATGACATAGAAGGGATTAGGAGCGATGTGCTCAATAGTACCTTGTTGCCCAAACAGGAGGAAGGCATAAGGCCGGCCAATGGGTTATTATATCAATTATATGCTGAAGCATGCGCGGATAAAAGCAAAAATCAGGTTACTATAGCATTGGGGGCGGGAAACGAAATCTACGGCCAAACCTGCTGGGGGGCCGCCTTCCATGTTTATTGGGGTTTTGATGACAAAAAACCAAGGTCCTATGTAGCAAAGGCTGGAGCAGGCATGCTTACAGACTCCTTTAATCTTTCCGATTTTGATGATAATGCTTATCACATCGTTGTTCATGGCCCTAATGGTTTTTCAAGGGAATTCTCAGGGACCGTTCAGGACCCCGGCATTGGTATTGCATGCACCTATGAATTCGCGCTGCAGGACGCCCGGACTTTAACCGGAAACGTTGAAATAGTAGTTAAAATTCAGGATAAATCCATCAGCTGCACTCATCTTGTTATTACAGACAATGCTTACGGACAACCTGACATTATGGTGCCCCTTCGAATCAGTCGCTATGATGATACGATTACACAGGTCATCAACCTGGAGCATTCACTGAACTGGTATGATTTCACCGTCAGCATTCCGGGGAATAAAAAATACTACAGACGATATACCGGCCATGTAGAAACAGGGCTGCCCGGCTACACAGACCCGTATATGGGGCGTTGGGACGGCGCAACTAAACCGCCTTTAACATGA
- a CDS encoding T9SS type A sorting domain-containing protein, which translates to MNPAVRVLPNTVLTITCIAFLLAIPHLLHGQAIRFTFDASTYRWPNSSPGKVISADFDNDTKDEIIVASPKQKKLYIWEGIAGGEGQSWRMKDSIPLESRMLSFCIGDIDGDSKNDIITLSDRKGNNSIIDIFLNGSAPGSIKFEKKYSIGTNGPAYDVAAEDLDGDNRKDLIVADFDKKSLTFLGNATDRGMISFSRSTYNLGIRPNYFVVKDINGDKKPDLIISDYDKNAMFVLQNSTSSQASISFTQVDKLTTGSGPIACAVEDLDGDKMPDIAVANLFGNSLSIYMSVSSPNGHAHFADANVPITIKRPSSLAAGDLDGDGMPEIAVTSEEDNNTVILKNYSSLHNISLDKISEIPVGKAPQHVYMKKAGKSKQLDLIVSNSRSDNFLVLKHLQEKERPSPADTVVLSKQDGNPTEKITIYPNPASSIIHISFSSSAKRSGPMLIRIINASGQEVTRERHDATNLITMDISRLAAGFYWCQISSPGHYPQTLRLIVE; encoded by the coding sequence ATGAATCCAGCTGTACGAGTTTTACCAAACACCGTGCTTACAATCACCTGCATTGCCTTTCTGCTAGCTATCCCCCACCTTTTACATGGGCAGGCCATTCGTTTTACTTTTGACGCCAGCACCTACAGATGGCCCAATAGCTCTCCCGGGAAGGTCATTTCAGCTGATTTTGACAATGACACGAAGGATGAAATAATTGTCGCCAGTCCTAAGCAGAAGAAGCTTTACATATGGGAGGGAATTGCGGGAGGCGAAGGGCAATCCTGGAGGATGAAAGATAGTATTCCACTGGAGAGCAGGATGCTTTCTTTTTGTATTGGCGACATTGACGGTGATTCAAAGAACGATATTATCACCTTGTCTGATAGAAAGGGGAACAATAGTATTATTGACATATTTCTGAACGGGTCGGCCCCGGGGTCAATCAAATTTGAAAAAAAATATAGTATCGGGACGAACGGGCCGGCCTATGATGTCGCTGCAGAAGACCTTGACGGAGACAACAGAAAAGATCTTATTGTAGCTGATTTTGACAAAAAATCGCTGACATTCCTGGGTAACGCTACCGACAGAGGGATGATATCTTTTTCAAGATCCACCTATAATTTGGGAATACGCCCTAACTATTTTGTTGTAAAAGATATCAATGGCGATAAAAAACCGGATTTGATTATTTCCGACTATGACAAAAACGCCATGTTCGTTTTACAGAATTCCACTTCATCGCAGGCCAGCATATCTTTTACACAGGTTGATAAATTGACTACGGGAAGTGGGCCTATTGCCTGTGCCGTTGAAGATCTGGACGGCGACAAAATGCCGGATATTGCTGTTGCAAACTTATTTGGCAATTCGCTTTCCATTTACATGAGTGTATCGTCGCCAAACGGTCATGCTCATTTTGCAGATGCCAACGTACCGATAACTATTAAAAGGCCAAGCTCACTGGCAGCCGGCGACCTGGATGGCGATGGCATGCCGGAGATCGCCGTCACCAGCGAGGAAGATAATAATACTGTTATTCTGAAAAACTATTCTTCGCTGCATAACATATCACTTGACAAAATCAGTGAAATACCTGTCGGTAAGGCTCCGCAGCATGTTTATATGAAAAAGGCCGGCAAAAGCAAACAGCTGGATTTAATAGTGTCCAATTCCCGCAGTGACAACTTTCTTGTTTTAAAGCACCTACAGGAAAAGGAGCGTCCGTCACCGGCCGATACTGTTGTCCTATCAAAACAGGACGGGAACCCAACCGAAAAGATAACCATATACCCGAATCCTGCCAGCTCGATAATACATATTTCATTCAGTTCTTCCGCAAAAAGGTCCGGGCCGATGCTCATCAGAATTATTAATGCCTCGGGACAAGAGGTGACACGGGAACGTCATGATGCCACCAACTTGATAACGATGGACATCAGCAGGCTCGCCGCAGGTTTTTATTGGTGCCAGATAAGCTCACCGGGGCATTATCCCCAAACCCTGCGGCTGATTGTAGAATAA
- a CDS encoding helix-turn-helix transcriptional regulator, which translates to MTAILTQLQTKRLLTAPDLADKFGVNVRTIYRDIRALEQAGVPILTEEGKGYTLMEGYKIPPVMFSESQANALILAAQLVLKNKDASFIRDYMEAIDKIKAVLRQSEKDKANLLADRTRFEQNINRERNSDNISQLQNALTNFRLIKIEYTNGQNKTTGRTIEPFALVSTNDNWLLIAWCRLRKEFRYFRPDRIKRMETLTERFTPHKMTLQEYFDKYH; encoded by the coding sequence TTGACCGCAATTTTAACACAATTACAGACAAAACGATTGCTGACAGCTCCTGATCTCGCAGATAAATTTGGTGTAAATGTAAGGACCATCTACAGGGATATCAGGGCTTTAGAGCAAGCGGGTGTACCTATCCTTACGGAAGAAGGGAAAGGGTATACCCTGATGGAAGGATATAAAATTCCTCCCGTGATGTTTTCCGAAAGTCAGGCCAATGCCCTCATTCTGGCAGCGCAGCTGGTGCTCAAAAATAAAGACGCTTCTTTTATCAGGGACTACATGGAAGCGATTGACAAAATAAAAGCAGTTCTGCGGCAATCAGAAAAAGATAAAGCCAATTTGCTGGCTGACCGAACACGTTTTGAACAGAATATAAACAGGGAGAGAAACAGCGATAATATCTCGCAACTACAGAACGCACTGACCAATTTTCGTTTAATAAAAATCGAATACACCAACGGGCAAAACAAGACCACCGGCAGGACCATCGAGCCATTTGCCCTGGTCAGCACCAACGACAACTGGTTGTTGATTGCCTGGTGCCGGCTGCGGAAAGAATTCAGGTACTTCCGCCCCGACAGAATCAAAAGAATGGAAACCCTTACAGAGAGATTTACACCACATAAAATGACCCTGCAGGAATATTTTGATAAGTATCATTAA
- a CDS encoding RidA family protein — protein MEKQTFDPWEWGKNTNSVQAVEVKNVTGTLYCSGQAAIDGNGMPSSADMRSQLVQTIQNLEQLINEAGYECKNIVRLNVYTTSTQEFFTSCMDVYVPFIQKYNIQQATTLLGVRELFAALTVELEATVVK, from the coding sequence ATGGAAAAGCAGACTTTCGATCCCTGGGAATGGGGCAAAAACACCAATTCGGTGCAGGCCGTTGAAGTAAAAAACGTTACAGGAACACTCTATTGTTCCGGACAGGCGGCGATAGATGGCAATGGAATGCCGTCCAGTGCGGATATGCGTTCACAGCTGGTCCAAACCATTCAGAACCTCGAACAGCTGATCAACGAAGCGGGTTATGAATGCAAAAACATTGTTAGGCTGAACGTTTACACCACATCGACACAGGAGTTCTTTACCAGCTGTATGGATGTGTATGTGCCTTTCATCCAAAAATACAATATTCAGCAAGCCACCACTTTACTGGGTGTGAGGGAACTGTTTGCTGCATTGACGGTGGAGCTGGAAGCGACAGTCGTAAAGTAA